Proteins found in one Amycolatopsis umgeniensis genomic segment:
- a CDS encoding HNH endonuclease, which yields MSLKKLTSSDAVTEALRQSDAVDLGTSAPGDGSYRGYLLEFEGKYYHPERVASVAYGVQYPDRSILPPAEFNKTAANVALHFERLNFTIATTAKLRPPRVEDAYPNRTAIYNAYGGNKIAGIIKFPRDTVVNAFSDEEGPYADEPPSMVEPFEYRGEGQYGDQDLDVPGNKMLDEARKNSRAVRYWYRPSGGPFKFVTWVAVLNRAQVWSPDENKEIRLEYTFQMMAVPGPEPSTWPPDVHALLDDREIKDTSLPKPLAPGASKKDRQKTYQEYLRVIGDPKDDEGESEPTRRGRNHYRRSVKSRLAVLARANNECENDRCTGMPGDTKPNGDAILEVDHLDDRALGGSDHPTDMIALCPNCHTAKTYGLNRASLKRHLRARIAAMHR from the coding sequence GTGTCCCTGAAGAAGCTCACAAGTAGCGACGCCGTGACCGAGGCATTACGGCAGTCCGATGCAGTCGACCTCGGAACCTCCGCGCCAGGGGACGGTTCCTATCGGGGCTACCTCCTCGAGTTCGAAGGCAAGTACTACCACCCAGAGAGGGTCGCTAGTGTCGCCTACGGCGTCCAATATCCAGACCGCAGCATCCTCCCTCCTGCTGAGTTCAACAAGACTGCCGCTAACGTCGCGCTGCACTTCGAGCGGCTGAACTTCACGATCGCCACGACCGCTAAGTTGCGGCCACCGAGGGTGGAAGACGCGTACCCCAACCGGACCGCCATTTACAACGCCTATGGCGGCAACAAGATAGCCGGGATCATCAAGTTTCCGCGCGACACTGTCGTCAACGCCTTCTCAGATGAGGAAGGACCGTACGCGGACGAACCGCCAAGCATGGTGGAGCCGTTCGAGTACCGCGGCGAGGGACAGTACGGCGACCAAGACCTGGACGTACCAGGCAACAAGATGCTCGATGAAGCCCGCAAGAATTCTCGCGCAGTGCGGTACTGGTATCGCCCCTCGGGCGGTCCCTTCAAGTTCGTCACGTGGGTGGCAGTTCTCAACCGGGCGCAGGTGTGGTCTCCAGATGAGAACAAGGAAATACGCCTCGAGTACACGTTTCAGATGATGGCGGTCCCTGGCCCCGAACCGAGCACGTGGCCGCCCGATGTGCACGCACTGCTCGACGATCGGGAGATCAAAGACACTTCCCTGCCGAAACCGCTAGCGCCGGGGGCCAGTAAGAAGGATCGACAGAAGACTTATCAGGAGTACCTTCGAGTCATCGGTGATCCGAAGGATGACGAAGGCGAGTCTGAGCCAACCAGGCGAGGTCGCAACCACTACCGCCGCAGCGTCAAGTCACGCCTGGCAGTGCTCGCTCGCGCCAACAACGAGTGCGAAAACGACCGGTGCACTGGCATGCCAGGAGACACCAAGCCCAACGGCGACGCGATCCTCGAAGTTGACCACCTTGACGATCGGGCGCTCGGTGGCTCTGATCACCCCACAGACATGATCGCCCTGTGCCCCAACTGTCACACCGCGAAAACCTACGGGCTTAATCGAGCCTCTCTCAAAAGGCACCTTCGGGCCAGGATCGCTGCAATGCACCGCTAG
- a CDS encoding AAA family ATPase, whose protein sequence is MTEAEKWTPEKVLRDGLDQVDLGSPSGTKFSRLEYYLGSVADIRVTRVAAIQISRAVEMSGQLRRSTRVDNAEVVAVVVPLADTDRAVAELRDYLRSSETPAALLLGKDESGWNVKWVGVQEGAEITSAGVLATFFGMQLETVVVKAPKIRTRAHRLAIDDRINRMLRLSVRSSKSVMLVGPPGTGKTQLVGELIDDIGKSPKAFGMGLIHDPLIVTPDESWTTRDLVGGDTVDDQGRLRFSPGHVLEAIAQDQWLVLDEANRADLDRIFGGLLTWLSGKEVMVGRVSADPRSSPIILTWGSGPRSVVVGEERLRSESPSNEPIYYVAGTDWRLIGTYNAVDAQRVFRFGQALGRRFGHVPVSAPSADQFTTALTNRLSDCKVPEPQGSQLRAILERIYAAQGDFLDPMGPAALLDVSEYVAAGLGDPDSDLAQLVAEGYLASMGSWLSGYDGSRLGKLGAVLGDGDVLGEQWVWVLDQLKALR, encoded by the coding sequence ATGACTGAGGCGGAGAAATGGACCCCTGAGAAGGTGCTCCGAGACGGCCTGGATCAGGTCGACCTAGGCTCGCCAAGCGGGACGAAGTTTTCGCGCCTCGAGTACTACCTGGGAAGTGTCGCGGACATCCGAGTGACTCGTGTTGCGGCAATTCAAATCAGCAGGGCCGTGGAGATGTCTGGCCAGCTGAGGCGATCGACGAGGGTTGACAACGCCGAGGTTGTGGCGGTGGTCGTTCCTCTGGCTGACACGGACCGGGCAGTCGCCGAGCTTCGCGACTACCTGCGGTCAAGCGAGACACCCGCGGCTCTTCTGCTTGGAAAAGACGAATCTGGGTGGAACGTCAAGTGGGTTGGCGTGCAGGAGGGTGCCGAGATTACCTCCGCCGGGGTGCTGGCCACGTTCTTCGGAATGCAGCTAGAAACCGTTGTAGTGAAAGCTCCGAAGATCCGCACTCGTGCGCATAGGCTAGCCATCGATGATCGCATCAATCGGATGCTTCGGCTGTCTGTGCGGTCCAGCAAGTCGGTTATGTTGGTGGGGCCACCTGGTACTGGGAAGACGCAATTGGTCGGCGAGCTCATTGATGATATTGGCAAGAGCCCCAAGGCCTTCGGGATGGGGCTCATTCACGATCCGCTCATCGTGACACCGGATGAGTCATGGACTACCCGAGATCTGGTCGGCGGCGACACGGTCGACGATCAGGGGCGCCTGCGGTTCAGCCCTGGTCATGTGCTGGAAGCCATCGCGCAGGACCAGTGGCTGGTTCTCGACGAAGCAAACCGCGCTGATCTAGACAGGATCTTCGGCGGATTGCTCACCTGGCTCTCTGGCAAGGAGGTCATGGTTGGTCGGGTCAGTGCGGATCCGCGGTCGAGCCCAATCATCCTCACTTGGGGCTCAGGCCCCAGGAGCGTTGTAGTCGGTGAAGAGCGTCTCCGATCGGAAAGTCCGTCGAACGAACCAATCTACTATGTGGCGGGGACTGACTGGCGGCTCATCGGTACCTACAATGCGGTCGATGCCCAGCGCGTGTTCCGGTTTGGTCAAGCCCTCGGTCGACGGTTCGGCCACGTTCCGGTGTCGGCGCCTTCGGCCGACCAATTCACGACAGCGCTGACAAACAGGCTTAGTGATTGCAAGGTGCCGGAGCCGCAAGGAAGTCAACTGCGCGCCATCCTGGAGCGGATTTATGCCGCCCAAGGTGACTTTTTGGATCCGATGGGGCCAGCGGCTCTTCTCGACGTTTCTGAGTACGTGGCTGCAGGGTTAGGAGATCCTGACTCAGACCTCGCGCAGTTGGTCGCTGAGGGCTACTTGGCCAGTATGGGGTCCTGGCTGTCCGGTTACGACGGGAGCAGACTTGGCAAGTTGGGCGCCGTGCTGGGCGATGGGGATGTGCTGGGCGAGCAGTGGGTGTGGGTACTGGACCAGCTGAAGGCTCTTCGATGA
- a CDS encoding TetR family transcriptional regulator yields MSLRDRQRVETRLLVQTHAVRLFTDVGYDATTVADVAAAAGVSAMTVYRHFPTKEDLVLYDEYDPVTASAVLGEPASLRLSTRIGRALSETAAHGSSSEKAFLLARLRLMISVPALRARHLDSQYATADAIVTALCGPSPDPGEEFRVRATAMACLGAAHVALIRWAETDGQGDLAGLIREALTSVFGA; encoded by the coding sequence GTGAGTCTCCGAGACCGCCAGCGCGTCGAAACCCGGCTTCTGGTGCAAACGCACGCCGTCCGCCTCTTCACCGACGTCGGCTATGACGCGACCACCGTCGCCGACGTCGCCGCGGCCGCCGGCGTCTCGGCGATGACGGTCTACCGGCACTTCCCGACGAAGGAAGACCTGGTCCTCTACGACGAGTACGACCCCGTGACCGCTTCTGCCGTGCTTGGGGAGCCTGCTTCTCTTCGGCTTTCCACTCGGATCGGTCGCGCACTTTCGGAGACGGCCGCTCACGGGTCCTCGTCGGAGAAGGCGTTCCTGCTGGCGCGGCTGCGGCTGATGATCTCGGTGCCGGCGCTGCGGGCGCGGCATCTGGACAGCCAGTACGCGACGGCCGATGCGATCGTGACTGCCCTTTGCGGGCCTTCGCCGGATCCTGGCGAGGAGTTTCGGGTGCGGGCCACGGCCATGGCTTGCCTGGGGGCGGCGCATGTGGCGCTGATCCGGTGGGCCGAGACGGACGGGCAGGGAGATCTGGCGGGGTTGATTCGGGAGGCTCTGACCAGCGTCTTTGGGGCCTAA
- a CDS encoding SDR family oxidoreductase yields MTDSLKTALVTGASRGIGAAIARRLERDGVKVRRHDSGQADLSTMEGVDKALEGIDSLDILVNNAATTPQGPIETDTPESFDHLMAVNVRAPYFLIQRAPINDGGRIINVSSVATRMANPAQTSFAMTKGALETMSRTLAHQLGPRGITVNVVAPGATRTADNAQIFTPELTTAIASLTAHRRLGRAEDVADVVAFLASDDARWVTGQVLDASGGLFLGPPAQGVQ; encoded by the coding sequence GTGACTGACAGTTTGAAAACGGCATTGGTGACGGGAGCCTCACGGGGGATCGGGGCGGCGATCGCGCGGAGGCTCGAGAGAGACGGCGTCAAAGTCCGAAGGCATGACAGCGGCCAGGCCGACTTGTCGACCATGGAGGGCGTCGACAAAGCCCTCGAAGGCATCGACAGTCTCGACATCCTGGTCAACAACGCGGCGACCACACCCCAAGGGCCGATCGAGACAGACACGCCAGAAAGCTTCGACCATCTGATGGCGGTGAACGTGAGAGCGCCGTACTTCCTCATCCAACGGGCACCGATCAACGACGGTGGCCGCATCATCAACGTCTCGTCGGTCGCCACCCGGATGGCCAACCCGGCGCAGACGTCCTTCGCGATGACCAAGGGAGCGCTCGAGACGATGAGCCGCACCCTCGCCCACCAGCTCGGACCCCGTGGGATCACGGTCAACGTCGTCGCGCCCGGGGCCACCAGGACGGCGGACAACGCGCAGATCTTCACGCCGGAGCTCACAACGGCGATCGCGAGCCTCACCGCGCACCGAAGGCTCGGGCGCGCCGAGGACGTGGCCGACGTCGTCGCGTTCCTCGCCTCCGACGACGCCCGGTGGGTGACCGGGCAGGTCCTCGACGCGAGCGGCGGGTTGTTCCTTGGGCCGCCGGCCCAAGGGGTTCAATAG
- a CDS encoding SWIM zinc finger family protein, with amino-acid sequence MTWFSEDELRRQAGDVSFARGAKYLESVETLDDVAGGVTAVVSGTDRYTVRLRDVGGELVGECSCPHAADGFFCKHCVAVGLLVLEGAADGGAADIRGYVETLDRAELIELLVGHANEDPALFRKLSLRAGREDLDALRRHVEGTLRLRGFVGFQGTVAYTGKVREVLATAREVMDGPLLCRIIELVTEALDFVEDSFGALGEEVRGALALYAEACADSPPEPKELAEWLLRLDLDGSGRVDVSIADFTAGLGFEGLAVFRAGVEERWRLDDGEDPYRTRKLQRLREGFAAMRNWQV; translated from the coding sequence GTGACGTGGTTCAGCGAGGACGAACTCCGCAGGCAGGCCGGTGACGTCTCCTTCGCGCGCGGGGCCAAGTACCTGGAGTCGGTGGAGACGCTGGACGACGTCGCGGGCGGGGTCACGGCGGTGGTCAGCGGCACCGACCGGTACACCGTCCGGCTGCGCGACGTCGGCGGCGAGCTGGTGGGCGAGTGTTCCTGCCCGCACGCGGCGGACGGCTTCTTCTGCAAGCACTGTGTGGCCGTCGGGCTGCTGGTCCTCGAGGGGGCGGCGGACGGCGGCGCGGCGGACATCCGCGGGTACGTCGAGACGCTGGACCGCGCGGAGCTGATCGAGTTGCTCGTCGGGCACGCGAACGAAGACCCCGCGCTGTTCCGCAAACTGTCGCTCAGGGCGGGCCGTGAAGACCTCGACGCGTTGCGGCGTCATGTCGAGGGGACGTTGCGGTTGCGCGGTTTCGTCGGCTTCCAGGGCACAGTCGCGTACACCGGGAAGGTCCGCGAGGTGCTCGCCACCGCCAGGGAAGTGATGGACGGACCGCTGCTGTGCCGCATCATCGAACTCGTCACCGAGGCGCTCGACTTCGTCGAGGACTCGTTCGGCGCGCTCGGTGAAGAGGTCAGGGGCGCGCTCGCGCTATACGCGGAGGCTTGCGCCGACTCGCCGCCGGAGCCCAAGGAGCTCGCGGAGTGGTTGCTACGACTGGATCTTGACGGTTCCGGCCGCGTGGACGTGAGCATCGCCGACTTCACCGCCGGGCTCGGTTTCGAGGGGCTCGCGGTGTTCCGCGCCGGCGTCGAGGAGCGGTGGCGGCTCGACGACGGCGAGGACCCGTACCGCACCCGCAAACTCCAGCGGCTGCGCGAGGGCTTCGCGGCGATGCGCAACTGGCAGGTTTAG
- a CDS encoding tetratricopeptide repeat protein translates to MGAEKRKWNTRVDDYLNRKAAERGHVIAMARMGSTALERGDLDEAEAWFRKAAAGGDRVSMGNLAHLLRDRGAPEQAERWYREAATAGDSHAMSQLGNLCAQRGDLGAAEDWWRRAADEGRVEAMAELGRLLHRRGELDEAEGWAGRAAEAGNVEGMITLGAVLCDTGRTREAEPWWRKAGEEGDASALCKLGLKAERRDDLARAESCYHAAAVAGAHEAAVRLGLVLHRRGEVEAAEHWYLKAAKRGDAAAMTNLGVLANDRNDPGEATAWYRRAAELGSVPAYTNLGRLAADHGNFQEAEHWFRAAADTGDQAGQRDLEELYRNRQRF, encoded by the coding sequence GTGGGCGCCGAAAAACGCAAATGGAACACCCGGGTGGACGACTACCTGAACCGGAAGGCCGCGGAACGCGGACACGTGATCGCCATGGCACGTATGGGATCCACCGCGCTGGAACGCGGCGACCTCGACGAGGCCGAGGCGTGGTTCCGCAAGGCCGCGGCGGGCGGGGACCGGGTCTCGATGGGCAACCTGGCGCACCTCCTGCGCGACCGCGGCGCGCCCGAACAGGCCGAACGCTGGTACCGCGAAGCCGCGACAGCCGGTGATTCGCATGCCATGTCGCAGCTGGGAAATCTCTGTGCGCAGCGAGGAGATCTCGGCGCCGCGGAGGACTGGTGGCGGCGAGCCGCCGACGAGGGCCGCGTCGAAGCGATGGCGGAACTCGGGCGGTTGCTGCACCGGCGCGGCGAGCTCGACGAGGCCGAGGGCTGGGCTGGCCGGGCCGCGGAGGCGGGCAACGTCGAAGGGATGATCACGCTCGGCGCCGTGCTGTGCGACACCGGGCGGACGCGTGAAGCGGAACCGTGGTGGCGCAAGGCGGGCGAAGAAGGCGACGCCTCCGCCCTGTGCAAACTCGGCCTCAAAGCCGAGCGGCGGGACGACCTCGCGCGCGCCGAAAGCTGTTACCACGCGGCCGCGGTCGCCGGCGCCCACGAAGCCGCGGTCCGTCTCGGCCTGGTGCTGCACCGGCGCGGCGAGGTCGAAGCCGCCGAACACTGGTATCTCAAGGCCGCCAAACGGGGCGACGCCGCGGCGATGACGAACCTCGGCGTCCTCGCCAACGACCGGAACGACCCCGGCGAGGCCACCGCGTGGTACCGGAGGGCCGCCGAACTCGGCAGCGTCCCCGCGTACACCAACCTCGGCAGGCTCGCCGCCGACCACGGGAACTTCCAAGAAGCCGAACACTGGTTCCGCGCGGCCGCCGACACCGGCGACCAGGCGGGACAGCGCGATCTGGAGGAGCTGTACCGCAACCGGCAGCGGTTCTAG
- a CDS encoding GmrSD restriction endonuclease domain-containing protein, with translation MATRTRQMTTAQRLLLLITLAAVVLAVFWFVSGKGDALQPKPANTASAADARKQLDELTVAPRGSMDGYDRKKYPHWDNQGNNCNTREFVLKRDGKDVTAGSDCAPTSGSWTSIYDGDTWTSPTDVDIDHMVPLAQSWVSGAKSWTDEKRRQFANDLTRPQLFAVTDNVNQEKSDKAPDQWKPPLVSFWCTYATDWITVKHYYGLTITTQEKSALGDMLGRC, from the coding sequence GTGGCCACGCGTACGCGGCAGATGACCACGGCCCAGCGACTGCTTCTACTGATCACCCTCGCCGCCGTCGTGCTCGCGGTGTTCTGGTTCGTGAGCGGCAAGGGCGACGCGCTGCAACCGAAGCCCGCGAACACCGCCAGCGCCGCGGACGCGCGCAAGCAGCTGGACGAACTCACCGTCGCGCCGCGCGGTTCGATGGACGGCTACGACCGCAAGAAGTACCCGCACTGGGACAACCAGGGGAACAACTGCAACACGCGCGAGTTCGTGCTCAAGCGGGACGGCAAGGACGTCACGGCCGGGTCCGACTGCGCCCCGACGTCGGGCAGCTGGACCAGCATCTACGACGGTGACACCTGGACCAGCCCGACCGACGTCGACATCGACCACATGGTCCCGCTCGCCCAGAGCTGGGTCAGCGGCGCGAAGTCCTGGACCGACGAGAAGCGCCGCCAGTTCGCGAACGACCTGACCCGCCCGCAGCTGTTCGCCGTCACCGACAACGTCAACCAGGAGAAGAGCGACAAGGCGCCGGACCAGTGGAAGCCGCCGCTCGTCTCGTTCTGGTGCACCTACGCCACGGACTGGATCACCGTGAAGCATTACTACGGCCTCACGATCACCACGCAGGAGAAGAGCGCTCTCGGCGACATGCTCGGTCGTTGCTGA
- a CDS encoding alpha/beta fold hydrolase, with protein MATFVLIHGGGGSAWDFHLLEAELTGRGHDVVAVNLPIEDEKAGFAEHVDTVTKAIGDRGDLVVLGHSYGGFTAPLVAAKHSARLLVMLTAMIPKPGESPGDWWGNTGFADNQDLSDEEKFYNGVPADVVAEAGSHGRNQVSAEWGEPWPLEKWPDVPTKVLIAREDRFFTPEFQRRVVQERFGFAPDEIDGSHSVPLSHPKVLADRLESYLTSDPGA; from the coding sequence ATGGCGACCTTCGTACTGATCCACGGCGGTGGCGGCAGCGCCTGGGACTTCCACCTCCTCGAGGCGGAACTGACCGGCCGCGGGCACGACGTCGTGGCGGTGAACCTGCCGATCGAAGACGAGAAGGCGGGCTTCGCCGAGCACGTCGACACCGTCACCAAGGCGATCGGCGATCGCGGCGACCTGGTCGTGCTCGGGCATTCCTACGGCGGTTTCACCGCGCCGTTGGTCGCCGCGAAGCACTCGGCGCGGCTGCTCGTGATGCTGACCGCGATGATCCCGAAGCCGGGCGAATCACCGGGGGACTGGTGGGGCAACACGGGATTCGCGGACAACCAGGACCTCAGCGACGAGGAAAAGTTCTACAACGGCGTCCCGGCGGACGTCGTCGCGGAGGCGGGCTCGCACGGCCGCAACCAGGTCAGCGCCGAATGGGGAGAGCCGTGGCCGCTGGAAAAGTGGCCGGACGTCCCGACGAAGGTGCTCATCGCGCGCGAAGACCGCTTCTTCACGCCTGAGTTCCAGCGCCGGGTCGTCCAGGAACGGTTCGGCTTCGCGCCCGACGAGATCGACGGCTCGCACTCCGTTCCGTTGAGCCACCCCAAGGTCCTGGCGGACAGGCTCGAGTCCTACCTCACCAGCGATCCAGGCGCATGA
- a CDS encoding nitroreductase family protein, whose translation MTPEELLTTTRTVRKRLDLTRPVPLELVKHALQAALQAPSGSNTQHWHWLVITDPGQRAELGKLYQRACREYLDSPRAAGKLFADDPVRSKVQQRVGSSVEYLADKMGEVPVLVIPCLETGSAELPAGNQAGLWANLLPAVWSYMLAARAVTLGTAWTTLHLAYEKEAAEILGLPENVHQAALIPTAFYTGDTFKPAARQPLEDVMRLDRW comes from the coding sequence ATGACGCCCGAAGAGCTGCTGACGACCACCCGAACCGTCCGCAAACGACTGGACCTGACCCGTCCGGTCCCCCTCGAACTGGTGAAACACGCCCTGCAAGCCGCGCTGCAGGCGCCGAGCGGGTCGAACACGCAGCACTGGCACTGGCTCGTGATCACCGATCCCGGGCAGCGCGCCGAACTCGGCAAGCTCTACCAGCGGGCGTGCCGCGAGTACTTGGATTCCCCGCGGGCGGCGGGAAAACTGTTCGCGGACGACCCGGTGCGCTCGAAGGTGCAGCAGCGCGTCGGCTCCAGTGTCGAGTACCTGGCCGACAAGATGGGCGAGGTGCCGGTGCTCGTCATCCCGTGCCTGGAGACGGGAAGCGCCGAGCTTCCGGCGGGCAACCAGGCGGGCCTGTGGGCGAACCTGCTGCCCGCCGTGTGGAGCTACATGCTCGCGGCGCGGGCTGTCACGCTCGGCACGGCGTGGACGACGCTGCACCTCGCGTACGAGAAGGAGGCCGCGGAGATCCTCGGCCTGCCGGAGAACGTGCACCAGGCCGCGCTCATCCCGACGGCGTTCTACACCGGCGACACCTTCAAGCCCGCCGCGCGTCAGCCGCTCGAAGACGTCATGCGCCTGGATCGCTGGTGA
- a CDS encoding MarR family transcriptional regulator, with translation MGTLLRHVLELTEADVSAFFEDIGLGDYRPRFTPMVRAIVARGPMPIRDLAVEVGVTHSAASQTVAQMARQDLVSLKPGTDARQRIVSLTEKTRRLMPTLEAEWAATTAAAEQLEAELPYPLREVLVAAVEALERKSLRERIAETDAALRLGRRPGEG, from the coding sequence ATGGGGACGTTGCTCCGCCACGTCCTCGAATTGACCGAGGCGGACGTCTCCGCGTTCTTCGAAGACATCGGGCTGGGGGACTACCGGCCACGGTTCACCCCGATGGTCCGCGCGATCGTCGCGCGCGGGCCGATGCCCATCCGCGACCTCGCCGTCGAAGTCGGTGTCACGCATTCCGCCGCCAGCCAGACAGTCGCGCAGATGGCGCGTCAGGATCTCGTCTCGCTGAAGCCGGGCACGGACGCCCGTCAGCGAATCGTCTCCCTGACCGAAAAGACCCGGCGCCTGATGCCGACGCTCGAGGCCGAATGGGCGGCGACCACCGCCGCGGCCGAACAGCTGGAAGCCGAACTGCCGTACCCGCTCAGGGAGGTCTTGGTCGCCGCCGTCGAGGCCTTGGAACGGAAATCGCTCCGCGAACGCATCGCCGAAACGGACGCCGCGCTCAGGCTCGGGCGTCGGCCCGGTGAAGGCTGA
- a CDS encoding ATP-binding protein has product MTMSKTRSEGTLPVVSLPLPVDVTAPAVARQAVRTTLASLGLEGPAVDDVLLATSELVTNAFEHGEKPDRLEVEYAEGRLTLRVFDSGSDRPKLKEPSPMAARSRGLQLVHALSEDWGHEPCAGGKFVWAVFSLHRADARA; this is encoded by the coding sequence ATGACGATGTCCAAGACACGATCGGAGGGCACGTTGCCGGTGGTCTCCCTGCCCCTGCCGGTCGACGTGACGGCCCCGGCCGTGGCGCGGCAGGCGGTGCGGACGACTCTGGCGAGCCTCGGTCTCGAAGGCCCGGCTGTCGATGACGTCCTGCTCGCGACCTCCGAACTGGTCACCAACGCTTTCGAACACGGCGAGAAGCCGGACAGGCTTGAGGTCGAGTACGCCGAAGGCAGGCTCACCCTGCGGGTCTTCGACTCCGGCTCGGACCGGCCGAAGCTGAAGGAGCCGTCGCCGATGGCGGCGCGCAGCCGCGGCCTGCAGCTGGTGCACGCGTTGTCCGAAGACTGGGGGCACGAGCCGTGTGCCGGCGGCAAGTTCGTCTGGGCTGTGTTCAGCCTTCACCGGGCCGACGCCCGAGCCTGA
- a CDS encoding SigB/SigF/SigG family RNA polymerase sigma factor: MTEPVEQDGADVPALFERMCALPQNAPGRERLRDELVRAHLELARNLARKFRNRDESMEDLVQIATIGLIHAVDRFDPTQGSDFLAFAVPTISGELRHHFRDNSWSVRVPRRLKELNANISAVREELTVRLSRAPKPSEIAAHLGVPIDEVYEGLRAGQGRYGASLDNLLENSAHTRFGEADANLSQAELREALRPMLERLPDRERKIVALRFGSGMSQSDIARRVGVSQMQVSRLLASTLKKLREGLTETELTDGV; this comes from the coding sequence GTGACCGAACCCGTCGAGCAAGACGGCGCGGACGTCCCGGCCCTGTTCGAGCGCATGTGCGCGCTGCCCCAGAACGCACCCGGGCGTGAACGGCTGCGGGACGAACTGGTGCGCGCGCATCTGGAACTGGCGCGCAACCTGGCGCGCAAGTTCCGCAACCGCGACGAGTCGATGGAGGATCTGGTCCAGATCGCGACGATCGGGCTGATCCACGCCGTCGACCGTTTCGACCCCACCCAGGGCAGTGACTTCCTGGCCTTCGCGGTCCCGACCATCTCCGGCGAGTTGCGGCACCACTTCCGCGACAACAGCTGGTCGGTGCGGGTCCCGCGACGGCTCAAGGAGCTGAACGCGAACATCTCGGCCGTGCGCGAGGAGCTGACCGTCCGGCTCTCCCGCGCACCGAAGCCCAGTGAGATCGCCGCCCATCTCGGCGTCCCCATCGACGAGGTCTACGAGGGTCTCCGCGCCGGCCAGGGCCGGTACGGGGCTTCGCTGGACAACCTCCTGGAGAACTCGGCGCACACCCGCTTCGGCGAGGCGGACGCCAACCTGAGCCAGGCGGAGCTCCGCGAGGCGCTGCGGCCGATGCTGGAACGGCTGCCCGATCGCGAGCGTAAGATCGTCGCGCTGCGGTTCGGGTCCGGGATGAGCCAGTCGGATATCGCGCGCCGTGTCGGGGTTTCCCAGATGCAGGTGTCCCGTTTGCTGGCCTCCACGCTCAAGAAACTGCGTGAAGGACTGACCGAGACAGAACTCACGGACGGAGTCTGA
- a CDS encoding anti-sigma factor, with the protein MVDNTPPSGEGAQLIEVRTAAVPHVVPTLRTIVADIAMRQDFDLDAVEDLRMAVDEACSMLLPSASDGHLTCVFSWKDGRIEVTVSVLSDSPEPDDETGLSWQLLTALATSARRSVTPADGGYLSRVELIRESEAARP; encoded by the coding sequence GTGGTGGACAACACCCCGCCCAGCGGGGAGGGCGCTCAACTCATCGAGGTACGCACGGCCGCGGTACCGCACGTGGTACCGACTCTCCGGACGATCGTCGCGGACATCGCGATGCGCCAGGACTTCGACCTGGACGCGGTCGAGGACCTCCGGATGGCGGTGGACGAGGCCTGCTCCATGCTGCTTCCCTCGGCCTCCGACGGCCATCTGACCTGCGTTTTCTCGTGGAAGGACGGACGGATCGAGGTGACCGTCTCGGTGCTTTCGGACTCCCCGGAACCCGACGACGAGACCGGTCTGTCCTGGCAGCTGCTCACCGCGCTGGCGACGTCCGCGCGACGGAGTGTGACCCCGGCCGACGGCGGCTACCTGTCCAGGGTGGAGCTCATCCGGGAGAGCGAGGCGGCCCGGCCGTGA
- a CDS encoding WhiB family transcriptional regulator has protein sequence MADVSRLPNVVAEEWDWQLRGSCRGADSSLFFHTDNERGSARERRESRAKAICQACPVLAQCRKHALAVQEPYGIWGGLGEIERRELFLRERRAGRKALTAH, from the coding sequence ATGGCTGACGTGAGCCGGCTGCCGAACGTGGTGGCGGAAGAGTGGGATTGGCAGCTCCGTGGGTCGTGCCGAGGCGCGGACAGCAGCTTGTTCTTCCACACGGACAACGAGCGCGGTTCGGCCCGTGAGCGGCGCGAATCCCGCGCCAAGGCGATCTGCCAGGCCTGCCCCGTGCTGGCGCAATGCCGCAAGCACGCGCTGGCCGTCCAGGAGCCGTACGGGATCTGGGGTGGCCTCGGCGAGATCGAGCGGCGCGAGCTGTTCCTCCGCGAACGCCGCGCCGGGCGCAAGGCTTTGACCGCGCATTGA